From Actinopolyspora lacussalsi, a single genomic window includes:
- a CDS encoding cytochrome P450 (product_source=COG2124; cath_funfam=1.10.630.10; cog=COG2124; pfam=PF00067; superfamily=48264) gives MSEPKPLPIAARSEGCPFTPADELYEMQRSEELPRIMVPSPLLDEFEAATITRYEDAKNALSDTRLRMGFVFDPDAPRTMLNQPGNLLNYNGADHSRLRRMLTGAFTVKRVRSLRPMIERIVSDRLDAVERAGAGADLVRLFSTPIPTLVICELLGVPYADRADFQHRAQVGLDVNTSRETQIQNLAEMDEYMATLIASHRESPGDNLLGSVVRDHGDELTDEELVGIGNMLLIAGHETTASMLSASTTLLLRNPDQLAVVRDEPDAVDGAVEELLRYCSPATAMPRQAGEDMAVRDQEIEEGERVVVSVLAANRDLPEAAERDLDRLDVRNPPKHHVAFGYGAHQCLGQQLARMELRIALPALFNRFPELRFACSEEDIEYRTKALVFGVRNLPVTW, from the coding sequence ATGAGCGAACCCAAACCACTGCCCATCGCCGCGCGTTCGGAAGGGTGTCCCTTCACCCCGGCCGACGAGCTGTACGAGATGCAGCGCTCGGAGGAGCTGCCGCGGATTATGGTGCCCAGTCCGCTGCTGGACGAGTTCGAGGCGGCCACGATCACCCGCTACGAGGACGCCAAGAACGCGCTCAGCGACACCAGGCTGCGGATGGGATTCGTCTTCGATCCCGACGCGCCGCGGACCATGCTCAACCAGCCGGGCAACCTGCTCAACTACAACGGTGCCGACCATTCCCGGCTGCGGCGCATGCTCACGGGAGCCTTCACCGTCAAGCGGGTGCGCTCGCTGCGGCCGATGATCGAGCGGATCGTCTCGGACCGGCTGGACGCGGTGGAGCGGGCAGGTGCCGGTGCCGACCTCGTGCGGCTGTTCAGCACACCCATCCCCACGCTGGTGATCTGCGAACTGCTCGGGGTTCCCTACGCGGACCGCGCGGACTTCCAGCATCGCGCCCAGGTCGGGCTGGACGTCAACACCAGCCGCGAGACGCAGATCCAGAACCTGGCCGAGATGGACGAGTACATGGCCACGCTCATCGCGTCCCACCGCGAGAGCCCAGGCGACAACCTGCTGGGAAGCGTGGTGCGCGACCACGGCGACGAGCTGACCGACGAGGAGTTGGTCGGGATCGGCAACATGCTGCTGATCGCCGGACACGAGACCACGGCCAGCATGCTCTCCGCCAGCACCACGCTGCTGCTGCGCAACCCGGATCAGCTCGCGGTGGTGCGCGACGAGCCCGACGCGGTCGACGGAGCCGTCGAGGAGCTGCTGCGCTACTGCTCCCCGGCCACCGCGATGCCGCGACAGGCCGGTGAGGACATGGCGGTACGCGACCAGGAGATCGAGGAGGGCGAACGCGTGGTGGTCTCGGTGCTGGCCGCCAACCGCGACCTGCCGGAGGCGGCGGAGCGCGACCTGGATCGGCTGGACGTGCGCAATCCCCCGAAGCACCACGTCGCCTTCGGTTACGGCGCACACCAGTGCCTCGGCCAGCAGCTGGCGCGCATGGAGCTGCGCATCGCGCTGCCCGCGCTGTTCAACAGGTTCCCCGAGCTGCGGTTCGCCTGTTCCGAGGAGGACATCGAGTACCGGACCAAGGCGCTGGTCTTCGGGGTTCGCAACCTGCCGGTCACCTGGTGA
- a CDS encoding geranylgeranyl diphosphate synthase type I (product_source=KO:K13787; cath_funfam=1.10.600.10; cog=COG0142; ko=KO:K13787; pfam=PF00348; superfamily=48576), with protein sequence MSTTHAERSSAERYPAALDAGIALVRPALRAAVRDYLCHDTELVAGYHHGWSDEQGRPTEEWSGKLVRPSLALLSARSAGADPADGVAAAVAVELVHNFSLLHDDIMDNDSARRGRATAWTLFGVPRAILTGDALLAAATGVLLDSGKPGAGSAANSLATATRRMISGQAADVEFERRDDVTLDECLRMAGDKTGALLSCACSIGAELLGADAEPLHRLARFGEHLGVAFQLVDDQLGIWGDPERTGKQVLADIRVRKKSLPLVFALNESGSDELSALYHGSEPLEERQVRRVAELVERAGGREWAHEELARRVVAARECLEHDGLSPSVREELLEMAAFLTDRRF encoded by the coding sequence ATGAGCACGACACACGCGGAACGATCCTCCGCGGAGCGATACCCCGCGGCGCTCGACGCGGGCATCGCGCTGGTTCGCCCCGCGCTGCGCGCGGCGGTGCGCGACTACCTGTGCCACGACACGGAGCTGGTCGCCGGTTACCACCACGGATGGTCCGACGAACAGGGCAGGCCCACCGAGGAGTGGAGCGGCAAACTCGTCCGTCCGTCCCTGGCCCTGCTGTCGGCGCGAAGCGCGGGCGCCGATCCGGCGGACGGCGTGGCCGCGGCGGTGGCCGTGGAGCTGGTGCACAACTTCTCGCTGCTGCACGACGACATCATGGACAACGACTCGGCCCGTCGCGGCAGGGCGACCGCGTGGACCCTGTTCGGGGTTCCCCGGGCCATCCTGACCGGTGACGCGCTGCTGGCGGCGGCTACCGGAGTGCTGCTCGACAGCGGGAAACCGGGTGCCGGAAGCGCCGCCAACTCCCTGGCCACGGCGACGCGGCGCATGATCAGCGGTCAGGCCGCCGACGTGGAGTTCGAGCGGCGGGACGACGTGACACTGGACGAGTGCCTGCGCATGGCGGGCGACAAGACCGGCGCGCTGCTTTCCTGCGCGTGTTCGATCGGTGCCGAACTGCTCGGCGCGGACGCGGAGCCGCTGCACCGCCTCGCCCGGTTCGGTGAGCATCTCGGAGTCGCGTTCCAACTGGTCGACGATCAGCTCGGGATCTGGGGCGATCCGGAACGCACCGGCAAGCAGGTGCTGGCCGACATCAGGGTGCGCAAGAAGTCACTGCCGCTGGTGTTCGCGCTGAACGAGAGCGGTTCGGACGAGCTCTCGGCGCTGTACCACGGTTCCGAGCCGTTGGAGGAGCGGCAGGTGCGCCGCGTCGCCGAGCTTGTGGAACGCGCCGGTGGGCGCGAGTGGGCGCACGAGGAGCTGGCGCGCCGGGTGGTTGCCGCACGCGAATGCCTGGAGCACGACGGCCTTTCGCCGTCCGTACGCGAGGAACTGCTGGAAATGGCCGCCTTCCTCACCGACCGGAGATTCTGA
- a CDS encoding 2-polyprenyl-6-methoxyphenol hydroxylase-like FAD-dependent oxidoreductase (product_source=COG0654; cath_funfam=3.50.50.60; cog=COG0654; pfam=PF01494; superfamily=51905; transmembrane_helix_parts=Inside_1_8,TMhelix_9_31,Outside_32_462) has product MRAPTTTRSLGHVAVLGGSVAGLLTAHAIAGHAERVTVLERDHYPDEPVARGGVPQSPHTHVLLTSGIRALDELLPELSRLLHRKGAPSLSVPADLGVWQAGQWVSRRHPSEPVVTASRPLLEHLIRHRVLERHPHIDVRTSSRVTGLLGDSQRVAGAVFRERGVELGEQREISADLVIDATGRASRTPEWLDALGVTAPPEEVLATGRAYATCSFRTDSSEPLDRVSGFYIVPDAAQPLGAILLPAEDDRMMVTLSGPRANPPPTDPDGFVEFARGLPHPAPHRWLRQAEPLTRPVGYRHTANRRRRYDRAAGLPNGLLVVGDALCAFNPVYGQGISVAAMNAVALSRELAASGSRLTTRRAQRAVLASARGAWDVATGADSPMPGAEGNALRDGPADGLRDWYLERVRERVPGDPVVCRAFRDVLFLLAPPSSLLTSRRVLLRSLFHPTIPTPDELSTRD; this is encoded by the coding sequence TTGCGCGCACCGACCACGACCCGTTCGCTCGGGCACGTCGCGGTGCTCGGCGGAAGCGTGGCCGGGCTGCTGACCGCCCACGCCATCGCGGGGCACGCCGAACGGGTGACCGTTCTGGAACGCGATCACTATCCGGACGAGCCCGTGGCCCGAGGTGGAGTCCCGCAGTCCCCGCACACCCACGTGCTGCTCACCAGCGGCATCAGGGCGCTGGACGAACTGCTTCCCGAACTCTCGCGGCTGCTGCACCGGAAAGGGGCCCCATCGCTGTCTGTCCCGGCCGACCTCGGGGTGTGGCAGGCCGGACAGTGGGTGTCACGGCGGCACCCTTCGGAACCCGTGGTCACCGCGTCCCGACCGCTGCTGGAACACCTGATCCGCCACCGCGTGCTGGAACGCCACCCCCACATCGACGTCAGGACCTCGAGCCGGGTGACCGGTCTGCTCGGCGACTCCCAGCGCGTGGCGGGAGCCGTCTTCCGCGAGCGTGGGGTCGAACTCGGCGAACAGCGGGAAATCAGCGCCGACCTGGTGATCGACGCCACCGGGCGGGCGAGCAGAACTCCCGAGTGGCTGGACGCTCTCGGCGTCACCGCACCGCCGGAGGAGGTGCTGGCTACCGGGCGGGCATACGCCACGTGCTCCTTCCGCACCGACAGCAGCGAGCCGCTCGACCGGGTGAGCGGCTTCTACATCGTCCCCGACGCGGCGCAGCCGCTGGGAGCCATCCTGCTGCCCGCGGAGGACGACCGCATGATGGTGACGCTGTCCGGCCCCCGCGCGAACCCACCTCCCACCGATCCGGACGGTTTCGTGGAGTTCGCCCGCGGGCTTCCACACCCGGCTCCCCACCGGTGGCTGCGACAGGCGGAACCGCTCACCCGCCCCGTGGGTTACCGGCACACCGCGAACAGGCGTCGTCGCTACGACCGCGCCGCCGGCCTCCCGAACGGTCTCCTCGTCGTCGGTGATGCCCTCTGCGCGTTCAACCCCGTCTACGGCCAGGGGATCTCGGTCGCGGCCATGAACGCCGTCGCCCTGTCCCGCGAGCTGGCCGCGAGCGGGAGCCGACTCACGACGCGGCGTGCGCAGCGGGCGGTGCTGGCCTCGGCACGCGGTGCCTGGGACGTCGCCACCGGCGCGGACAGTCCCATGCCCGGCGCGGAGGGCAACGCGCTGCGCGACGGCCCCGCCGACGGACTCCGCGACTGGTACCTCGAACGGGTCCGCGAGCGGGTGCCCGGCGATCCGGTGGTGTGCCGCGCGTTTCGCGACGTCCTCTTCCTGCTGGCACCGCCCAGCAGTCTGCTGACCTCCCGGCGGGTACTGCTTCGTTCGCTGTTCCACCCGACGATCCCGACTCCCGATGAGCTATCGACCCGCGATTGA
- a CDS encoding tryptophan 2,3-dioxygenase (product_source=COG3483; cog=COG3483; pfam=PF03301; superfamily=140959), whose protein sequence is MSTVTYSQYLRLKQLLSLQQPLTPDDDREIHDGERLFIVVHQASETLLSQALTDLRHIEAGLCDSACSDHRANRAARVVETLESHLVLLRSSLKPEHFQLFRDRFGTASGLQSKQFHELFEITHRLAQRRAADRVESGGIELAERELVRLRAATRSWRYTHLKLVEHMLGDLEGTGETSGVDYLRRRIDEAAAESAVGDDDSTAESPGC, encoded by the coding sequence GTGAGCACCGTGACCTATTCCCAGTACCTGCGACTGAAGCAGTTGTTGTCATTACAGCAACCGCTCACTCCCGACGACGACCGCGAGATCCACGACGGCGAGCGGCTGTTCATCGTGGTGCACCAGGCGTCCGAGACGCTGCTCAGCCAGGCGTTGACCGATCTGCGCCACATCGAGGCCGGACTCTGTGACAGCGCGTGCTCCGACCACCGGGCCAACCGAGCGGCACGTGTGGTCGAGACGCTGGAAAGCCACCTCGTGCTGCTGCGGAGCTCCCTGAAGCCCGAACACTTCCAGCTGTTCCGGGACAGGTTCGGAACGGCCAGCGGTCTGCAGTCCAAGCAGTTCCACGAGCTGTTCGAGATCACCCACCGGCTCGCCCAGCGGCGCGCCGCCGATCGTGTCGAGTCAGGCGGGATCGAGCTCGCGGAACGCGAACTCGTCCGGCTCCGCGCGGCGACCCGGAGCTGGCGATACACCCACCTCAAGCTCGTGGAGCACATGCTCGGTGATCTGGAAGGCACCGGGGAGACCTCCGGGGTCGATTACCTGCGGCGGCGGATCGACGAAGCAGCCGCCGAAAGCGCGGTGGGCGACGACGACAGCACCGCGGAGTCACCCGGGTGTTGA
- a CDS encoding geranylgeranyl pyrophosphate synthase (product_source=COG0142; cath_funfam=1.10.600.10; cog=COG0142; pfam=PF00348; superfamily=48576): MTEIDVPQVADPEIARLVRAEVEYRWPEDVSDLDEVVRYGLVPFGKMMGPWLLIRSSLAVGGELAPVLPAAVAVECVQVGAMMHDDIVDEDAERRSKSAAYETFGHPTAIVGGDGLFFQGFAALSDCGRAGVPESRVARGLDVLARTGLRIGDAAVKEIRMGRTVCSTAAYRDMIKDKSGALLWMACGLGATLSGADEESLEALHNYSNFLGVGYQIRDDLMAYDGTRAGKPNTSDIRNGRPTLPVLLAHRRASRDEKLLIEEILADTTSPVEQRYEAMRDLVRSHGAVDSAREMSRRYARMAARALESLPPGEHRDALAELTATGRLV; the protein is encoded by the coding sequence ATGACGGAGATCGATGTCCCACAGGTTGCCGATCCCGAAATAGCCAGACTGGTCCGTGCCGAGGTCGAGTACCGCTGGCCCGAGGACGTGTCCGATCTCGACGAAGTGGTGCGCTACGGACTGGTGCCGTTCGGCAAGATGATGGGCCCCTGGCTCCTGATCCGGTCCAGTCTCGCCGTGGGCGGCGAGCTGGCTCCGGTGCTTCCCGCCGCCGTAGCGGTGGAATGCGTGCAGGTCGGGGCCATGATGCACGACGACATCGTGGACGAGGACGCCGAGCGACGCAGCAAGTCCGCCGCCTACGAGACGTTCGGTCATCCCACCGCGATCGTCGGGGGCGACGGGCTGTTCTTCCAGGGGTTCGCCGCGCTGTCGGATTGCGGGCGCGCGGGGGTTCCCGAATCACGCGTCGCGCGGGGACTGGACGTTCTGGCGCGGACCGGACTTCGTATCGGTGATGCCGCCGTAAAGGAAATCAGAATGGGGCGAACCGTCTGTTCCACCGCCGCTTATCGGGACATGATCAAGGACAAGAGTGGCGCACTGCTGTGGATGGCTTGCGGTCTCGGCGCGACGTTGAGCGGTGCGGACGAGGAATCCCTGGAGGCGTTGCACAATTACAGCAATTTTCTGGGGGTCGGTTATCAGATTCGGGACGATCTGATGGCCTACGACGGAACCAGAGCGGGAAAACCCAACACCTCGGACATCCGCAACGGCAGACCCACGCTTCCGGTGCTGCTCGCGCATCGTCGAGCCTCTCGGGACGAGAAGCTGCTCATCGAGGAGATCCTCGCCGACACCACTTCACCGGTCGAGCAGCGCTACGAGGCCATGCGGGACCTGGTGCGGTCCCACGGCGCGGTGGACTCGGCCCGCGAGATGTCGCGCAGGTACGCCCGGATGGCGGCGCGGGCACTGGAGTCACTGCCTCCCGGCGAACACCGCGACGCGTTGGCGGAACTCACCGCCACGGGTCGTTTGGTGTAG
- a CDS encoding MFS family permease (product_source=COG0477; cath_funfam=1.20.1250.20; cog=COG0477; pfam=PF07690; superfamily=103473; transmembrane_helix_parts=Inside_1_20,TMhelix_21_43,Outside_44_62,TMhelix_63_85,Inside_86_97,TMhelix_98_120,Outside_121_124,TMhelix_125_147,Inside_148_158,TMhelix_159_181,Outside_182_185,TMhelix_186_208,Inside_209_307), with protein MSETTASSANHVSHHGRTSRVPTRLLVLGLLFVITALIYAGRGSLSITGDDMAADLGFSTLQLGYVFSAFGWSYVLAQLPGGILLDRFGARRVYTASILLWTLATAAISLVGLMTTPVLVALAAVFLLRLLLGAFESPALPANARVVTMWFPTAERGWATAVFTSAQYLATAMFAPLMGWITHEFGWRWVFVLLGACGAVLATIWTRWMRSPTRHPRVSSAELVQMESGGALIGLDDTLTGLDDTAERHRTIEGGVPAAVESADQPSPGTGGTEPRPARLDRWTVRRILSVRPLWGAAGVVRVRDHG; from the coding sequence ATGTCCGAGACCACGGCGAGTTCGGCGAATCACGTCTCCCACCACGGACGAACCTCACGGGTCCCCACTCGTCTCCTCGTGCTCGGGCTGCTGTTCGTCATCACCGCGCTCATCTACGCCGGACGTGGCAGTCTGTCGATCACCGGCGACGACATGGCCGCCGACCTGGGGTTCTCCACGCTTCAACTGGGCTACGTCTTCTCCGCGTTCGGTTGGTCCTACGTGCTCGCGCAGCTGCCCGGGGGCATTCTGCTGGACCGGTTCGGGGCCCGGCGGGTCTACACCGCGAGTATCCTGTTGTGGACGCTCGCCACCGCGGCGATCAGTCTCGTGGGGCTGATGACCACACCGGTGCTGGTGGCGTTGGCCGCGGTCTTCCTGCTGCGGTTGCTGCTCGGTGCGTTCGAGTCCCCCGCGCTGCCCGCCAACGCTCGAGTGGTGACCATGTGGTTCCCCACCGCCGAGCGCGGTTGGGCCACCGCGGTGTTCACCTCGGCGCAGTACCTGGCCACCGCGATGTTCGCACCCCTCATGGGGTGGATCACTCACGAGTTCGGCTGGCGCTGGGTGTTCGTGCTGCTCGGTGCCTGCGGGGCCGTGTTGGCGACGATCTGGACCCGTTGGATGCGCAGTCCCACGCGCCATCCCCGCGTGTCTTCCGCCGAACTGGTCCAAATGGAGTCCGGTGGCGCCCTGATCGGGCTCGACGACACACTTACCGGGCTCGACGACACCGCCGAGCGGCATCGAACGATCGAGGGCGGCGTCCCGGCAGCGGTGGAATCGGCGGATCAGCCATCGCCCGGCACCGGTGGAACGGAGCCGCGTCCCGCACGGCTGGACCGGTGGACCGTCCGCCGGATCCTGTCGGTTCGTCCGCTGTGGGGGGCTGCTGGCGTTGTGCGGGTTCGCGATCATGGGTGA
- a CDS encoding DNA-binding IclR family transcriptional regulator (product_source=COG1414; cath_funfam=1.10.10.10; cog=COG1414; pfam=PF01614,PF09339; smart=SM00346; superfamily=46785,55781): MTESPGEPLRKAFVVLEEISGSSKPLTLSEISQRVDFPKSTLHRLMRVLTDIGAVVRLETKAYELGDYFSRLSAVRGKSRVEEFSEAITPHLIDLFRQVHCVVSVGMLSGARVRYAGTLYNREDSRIARTFRHPVPVHRSAVGRLLLARSSRDWVEFHEAASAVCAPGVMTNPSRIKREFELIGSTGVSCLRSEHNPELVEMAAPVFLGGEAPSAAVVVAGAVSRTNLRTATRTLLETVGVITDNLAEAG, from the coding sequence ATGACCGAGAGCCCGGGCGAACCCTTGCGGAAGGCTTTCGTCGTTCTCGAAGAAATATCGGGTTCGTCGAAGCCGTTGACCCTGTCCGAGATTTCCCAACGAGTTGATTTTCCCAAGTCGACCCTGCACCGACTGATGCGAGTTCTCACGGATATCGGTGCGGTGGTGCGTCTGGAGACCAAGGCGTACGAGCTCGGCGACTATTTTTCCCGCTTGTCCGCCGTCCGAGGCAAATCCAGGGTGGAGGAATTCAGCGAGGCGATCACGCCCCACCTGATCGACCTGTTCCGGCAGGTCCACTGCGTCGTGAGCGTCGGAATGCTCTCCGGAGCACGCGTGCGATACGCGGGGACGCTCTACAACCGGGAGGACTCCCGGATCGCCCGTACGTTTCGACACCCCGTCCCGGTGCACCGTTCCGCCGTGGGCAGGTTGTTGCTCGCCAGGAGCTCGCGCGACTGGGTGGAGTTCCACGAGGCCGCCTCCGCCGTGTGCGCGCCGGGGGTGATGACGAATCCGAGCAGGATCAAGCGGGAGTTCGAGCTGATCGGAAGTACCGGTGTGTCCTGCCTCAGGAGCGAGCACAACCCTGAGCTGGTGGAGATGGCCGCCCCGGTGTTCCTCGGTGGTGAGGCTCCGTCGGCGGCCGTTGTCGTCGCCGGGGCGGTGAGCCGCACGAATCTCAGAACGGCGACACGTACGCTGCTCGAAACGGTCGGAGTCATAACCGACAATCTCGCCGAAGCCGGATAG
- a CDS encoding 4-hydroxy-3-methylbut-2-enyl diphosphate reductase (product_source=KO:K03527; cog=COG0761; ko=KO:K03527; pfam=PF02401; superfamily=51735; tigrfam=TIGR00216) has product MAPKSSGEHTPDDDTRRILLASPRSFCAGVERAIEIVERALRSYTPPIYVRKEIVHNSYVVDDLASKGAVFVEELDEVPDRATLVFSAHGVSPAVREEADRKNLDVIDGTCPLVSKVHAKARRFAARGDTVVLFGHSGHEEIEGTYGEAPESTVLVENADEVADLSVPDPERVSYLTQTTLAVDETNDFVRALREKYPDVSEPASEDICYATTNRQHALNEVIAESDLVLVVGSSNSSNSVRLVEISRRQGTPAELIDGAGDIAADWLDGVRTIGVTAGASAPPKLVDEVVEALRGFGPATVAEREFTHETMHFELPSVLRGTGEGAAERPAGSGG; this is encoded by the coding sequence ATGGCACCCAAGAGTTCGGGCGAGCACACCCCGGACGACGACACGCGTCGGATCCTGCTCGCCAGTCCAAGGTCCTTTTGCGCCGGAGTCGAACGAGCCATCGAGATCGTCGAACGAGCTCTGCGGTCATACACGCCCCCGATCTACGTCCGTAAAGAGATCGTGCACAATTCCTACGTCGTCGACGACCTCGCGAGCAAGGGCGCCGTCTTCGTCGAGGAGCTCGACGAGGTGCCCGACAGGGCGACCCTGGTCTTCTCCGCGCACGGGGTCTCCCCCGCCGTGCGGGAGGAGGCGGACCGCAAGAACCTGGACGTCATCGACGGCACGTGCCCACTGGTCAGCAAGGTCCACGCGAAAGCGCGCCGCTTCGCCGCCCGCGGTGACACCGTGGTTCTCTTCGGGCACTCCGGGCACGAGGAGATCGAGGGCACCTACGGCGAGGCACCCGAGTCCACAGTGCTCGTCGAGAACGCGGACGAGGTCGCCGACCTGTCCGTTCCCGACCCGGAGCGGGTCTCCTACCTGACCCAGACCACGCTCGCCGTGGACGAGACCAACGATTTCGTGCGGGCGCTGCGCGAGAAGTATCCGGACGTGAGCGAGCCGGCCTCGGAGGACATCTGCTACGCCACCACCAACCGGCAGCACGCCCTCAACGAGGTCATCGCGGAGTCCGACCTGGTCCTGGTGGTCGGCTCGTCGAACTCGTCCAACTCGGTGCGGCTGGTTGAGATATCCCGCAGGCAGGGGACGCCGGCGGAGCTCATCGACGGGGCGGGCGACATCGCCGCCGACTGGCTCGACGGTGTGCGAACCATCGGCGTCACAGCGGGCGCTTCGGCACCGCCGAAGCTGGTCGACGAGGTCGTCGAGGCACTGCGTGGTTTCGGACCCGCGACTGTCGCGGAACGCGAGTTCACCCACGAGACGATGCACTTCGAGCTCCCGTCGGTGCTGCGCGGCACCGGGGAAGGCGCGGCGGAACGGCCCGCGGGTAGCGGCGGCTGA
- a CDS encoding 1-deoxy-D-xylulose-5-phosphate synthase (product_source=KO:K01662; cath_funfam=3.40.50.920,3.40.50.970; cog=COG1154; ko=KO:K01662; pfam=PF02779,PF02780,PF13292; superfamily=52518,52922) → MTTSLLSSITSPQRLKELGPERLDGLATEIREFLVDRVARLGGHLGPNLGVVELTIALHRVFESPGDRIVFDIGHQAYVHKLFTGRQEDFGSLRKASGLSGYPLRAESEHDHVENSHASTALSYVDGLDKARRVLGETDETVVAVIGDGALTGGLAWEAMNNLGSGVGRVVVVLNDNCRSYGPTVGGIAEHLAELRAGTHHGPNLFEDLGFAYSGPVDGHDIAATERALRYAAELHSPTVVHCVTEKGRGYSHAENDVADRMHGIGPIDPEAGTPLAASAPNWTKTYGAELTKLAEERPELVAVTAAMLRPVGLLEFAERFPDRVFDVGIAEQHAVTSAAGLAMSGLHPVVSLYATFLNRAVDQIMMDVALHRLPVTFVLDRAGITGPDGPSHHGMWDLALLGTVPEVRVAAPRDATRLRELLREAVSIQDGPTAVRFPKGSVGADVPALNRMDGLDILFRSKSRPLDVLLVSTGTLAGPVVEAANALSERGIGVTVVDPRWLLPVSPTLIHLSSRHQLVLTVEDGVRNGGVGAALAQSCTEEHVTTPVHNLGLPRSFVDQGDRGGILADNGLDADAIAEHARTLHDDLENRNRTRLEGTPH, encoded by the coding sequence ATGACGACCAGCTTACTGAGCAGTATCACCAGTCCCCAGCGACTCAAGGAACTCGGACCGGAGCGGCTGGACGGACTGGCCACCGAGATCAGGGAATTCCTCGTCGACAGGGTCGCCCGCCTGGGCGGGCACCTCGGCCCGAACCTGGGCGTGGTCGAGTTGACCATAGCGCTGCACCGGGTCTTCGAATCGCCCGGGGACCGGATCGTGTTCGACATCGGTCACCAGGCATACGTCCACAAACTCTTCACCGGCAGGCAGGAGGACTTCGGCTCGCTGCGCAAGGCGAGCGGGCTCTCCGGCTATCCACTCCGGGCGGAGTCCGAACACGATCACGTGGAGAACTCGCACGCCTCCACCGCGCTGTCCTACGTGGACGGTTTGGACAAGGCACGACGCGTGCTGGGAGAAACCGACGAAACCGTGGTCGCCGTGATCGGCGACGGCGCGTTGACCGGCGGGTTGGCCTGGGAAGCGATGAACAACCTGGGCAGCGGTGTCGGACGAGTGGTGGTCGTGCTCAACGACAACTGCCGTTCGTACGGCCCCACTGTGGGCGGGATCGCCGAGCACCTGGCCGAGCTGCGTGCGGGCACGCATCACGGACCGAACCTGTTCGAGGACCTCGGCTTCGCCTACAGCGGACCGGTGGACGGGCACGACATCGCCGCCACCGAACGGGCGCTGCGGTACGCGGCGGAGCTGCACAGCCCCACGGTGGTGCACTGCGTCACCGAGAAGGGGCGGGGGTACTCCCACGCGGAGAACGACGTCGCCGACCGCATGCACGGCATCGGCCCCATCGATCCCGAGGCCGGCACACCACTCGCCGCCTCGGCGCCGAACTGGACCAAGACGTACGGCGCGGAGCTGACGAAGCTCGCCGAGGAGCGCCCCGAGCTCGTGGCCGTGACGGCGGCGATGCTGCGCCCGGTGGGGCTGCTCGAGTTCGCCGAGCGGTTCCCGGATCGGGTGTTCGACGTGGGCATCGCCGAACAGCACGCCGTCACCAGCGCGGCCGGGCTCGCCATGAGCGGCCTGCACCCCGTGGTCTCGCTGTACGCCACGTTCCTCAACCGTGCGGTCGACCAGATCATGATGGACGTGGCGCTGCATCGACTGCCGGTGACCTTCGTACTGGACCGCGCCGGAATCACCGGGCCGGACGGCCCCAGTCACCACGGCATGTGGGACCTGGCGCTGTTGGGCACCGTCCCGGAGGTCCGGGTGGCCGCACCGCGGGACGCCACCCGGTTGCGCGAGCTGCTGCGCGAGGCGGTCTCGATCCAGGACGGCCCGACCGCGGTGCGCTTCCCGAAGGGGAGCGTGGGTGCCGACGTTCCCGCCCTCAACCGCATGGACGGGCTGGACATCCTGTTCCGCAGCAAATCCCGACCACTGGACGTGCTGCTCGTGAGCACCGGAACGCTGGCGGGCCCCGTGGTGGAGGCGGCGAACGCCCTCTCGGAACGGGGAATCGGCGTGACGGTCGTGGACCCGCGCTGGCTGTTGCCGGTGTCCCCCACGCTGATCCACCTCAGCTCCCGGCACCAGCTCGTCCTCACTGTCGAGGACGGCGTGCGAAACGGGGGCGTGGGCGCGGCGCTCGCGCAGTCCTGCACCGAGGAGCACGTGACCACGCCGGTGCACAACCTCGGGCTGCCGCGCTCCTTCGTGGACCAGGGTGATCGCGGCGGGATTCTGGCCGACAACGGCCTCGACGCCGATGCCATCGCCGAGCACGCCCGAACGCTGCACGACGACCTCGAGAATCGGAACCGGACTCGATTGGAAGGAACCCCCCATTGA